In Nodularia sp. LEGE 06071, one DNA window encodes the following:
- the aroB gene encoding 3-dehydroquinate synthase has protein sequence MTSVINVNLPQQSYEIAIAPSSLDQLGQQMATLNLGKKVLVVSNPSIFKHYGERAIKSLTSAGFEVASYNLPPGERYKTLNSIQKLYDIALENRLERSSTMVALGGGVIGDMTGFAAATWLRGINVVQVPTTLLAMVDSAIGGKTGVNHPHGKNLIGAFHQPRLVLISPETLKTLPMREFRAGMAEVIKYGVIWDAELFSQMEASKHLNQLRYIQPEFIEHILTRSCQAKADVVGKDEKEGGLRAILNYGHTIGHAVESLTGYRLLKHGEAVAIGMVAAGQIAVELGMWQQEDTERQNALIQKAGLPTRLPEGVDIEAIIDALQLDKKVKAGKVRFVLPTTIGAVIVTDEVPTETIRRVLQSM, from the coding sequence ATGACTTCTGTAATTAATGTAAATCTACCGCAGCAGTCTTATGAGATTGCGATCGCACCTTCAAGCTTAGATCAACTGGGTCAACAAATGGCTACTCTGAATCTAGGCAAAAAAGTTTTGGTTGTTTCTAATCCCAGTATTTTTAAACATTACGGCGAAAGAGCGATAAAATCTCTGACATCGGCTGGTTTTGAAGTAGCCAGTTACAACCTACCACCAGGGGAACGCTACAAAACCCTCAACTCCATCCAGAAACTTTACGATATTGCTTTAGAAAACCGCCTAGAACGTTCTTCGACAATGGTGGCGTTAGGAGGAGGCGTAATTGGCGATATGACAGGTTTTGCTGCCGCAACCTGGCTACGAGGCATTAATGTAGTGCAAGTACCTACCACTTTATTAGCAATGGTAGATTCGGCCATTGGTGGCAAAACAGGTGTGAATCATCCCCACGGCAAAAATTTGATAGGGGCTTTTCATCAACCGCGTTTGGTCTTAATTAGCCCAGAAACGCTAAAAACTCTGCCGATGCGTGAATTCCGCGCCGGAATGGCAGAAGTAATTAAATACGGTGTGATTTGGGATGCCGAATTATTTTCCCAGATGGAAGCGAGTAAACATTTAAATCAACTCCGCTACATTCAGCCGGAATTTATCGAACACATATTAACCCGTTCTTGTCAAGCCAAAGCCGATGTTGTCGGGAAGGATGAAAAAGAAGGCGGACTCAGGGCAATTCTCAACTATGGCCACACCATTGGTCACGCCGTAGAAAGCTTAACAGGTTATCGTTTACTCAAGCATGGCGAAGCTGTAGCTATTGGCATGGTAGCAGCAGGACAGATTGCCGTGGAACTAGGAATGTGGCAACAGGAAGATACTGAACGGCAAAATGCCCTCATTCAAAAAGCGGGTTTACCAACTCGGCTACCAGAAGGTGTAGATATTGAAGCGATTATTGATGCATTGCAACTAGATAAAAAAGTCAAAGCCGGGAAAGTCAGGTTTGTTTTACCAACGACAATTGGTGCAGTGATAGTTACCGATGAAGTGCCAACTGAGACTATCCGGCGGGTGTTACAGAGTATGTAA